The DNA sequence GATGATTGGTTGATAGAACGGCTACAGGAAGTTGACTACATCATGGTTGTGTGCTCAGTAGGTGCTCGATTAAGATGCTCAAAGAAACGTGTACGATTCAAAAGTGAGACAAGTCGAACGTTGCCAGATTACTTTGCTGTTGCTGTGGATTATGTTGGTGAAAAGATGCGAGTTGAGAGGGGGAAGGGCTTGCCCATGTCAAAATTCATCACAGTATACATGGATTATTCAATGTCCAGTGATATTCCTCCACAACTTGAAACTGGGACCAAGTTCTGTCTCATGAAGGACCTGAATAAATTGTACAACCATTTACATGGCCTGGAACATGATGATAACAAGTTTGAGGCCACCTACCCAGGGGTGTCTGAGAGTAATTACCATAAGTCGGAGGTTGGTGCTGAACTGTATGTGGCAATTGAACAAGCCAAGGATTACTTCCAGAGCAACCCCAACTGGGTTGAGGACCGTTTACAGCAGGCACCACCAACACAGAGTAAGTCAAAATCTCGCCACAGACGCCACAACTCACAAGAACAACCATTACTGGACCCATCCTGCACGGATCATGTAACACCTTCCATTACTAACTGTGTTGATGCAGCAGTTGAGGTGCACACGCTTCCGCGGCGGTCTAGCGGAAAAGATGCAGGACAGGTGAACGTATTTTTGTATAGTCGTCAGAACTCCCTGCCCTCATCACTAAGTAGCCGCCTCACCGTTCATACATCATCGAACCAAGTGAATGTGTCAAAGAGCTATGACAGTTTCCGGAATACAGAGAAGTTCCGTGAGTCAGACTCTGTTGCGTGTGTGCTCTGTGGAAAACACTCCCATCCTGATGGCAGGTTGTCGTGTAAAGGACGCAAGTCTGAGCAGTCAGACATAGAAGTGGATTTCGAATACAACCAGTCAAAGAACAAAAGTAAATCAATGCCGACAGTGTGTGGGAACAGCCTAAATGGCTCCCAGACTGTGTTGCATGCTGAAGTCCACAAGGACTGGGACAATGCTGGTAGAGTGTCTCCTATTTCTGACTTGCAGGAAACTGATTCCAATGGCTCAGACACCTTAGAGAGGGACCTTCGGTCCATCACCATGCCTCCCACCTTTGACAATGTACATTATTCAACTTCAGCATATCTTCTGAGTGAACTTGTTCCCCTGCGAAGTCTGTCGTCCTCTGCTCTTGTGGTGTCCAACTCTGATCATCGTATCCGCCCTGTGCCGACCCTTCAGCCAGTGGAACTAGGACAGAGTGATGAGTCCAGTGGGAATGGGTTCTCACTTGGCCCTGTCTTCAACTTAAACCATGTCTGATTAGGGCAATTTGTGCGTCACTTTGCCAAACTCAGGATTtgacaaatgtatttttatcaGATGGCGAGGATGGGAGTGTCAACAGACAGTTCACTTGTTCCATAGAAATGAGAAGGCAACAATAGCGTCTGTCTTTAGTTTAACAGCATTTCTTATCTTTCATATAGtcaactgttttgaaaatattttgctaaTAATCAGACCATTCACATGACAGGATAAGCATTCTAAGAATTCCTTTAGGCACCTAAACCACCTGAGTTTGAAATTACTGGTTTGGCCCTGCAATTGTTCTAGGGTATCTAGAAGGCCTTTTTATTCGTTAATTTATATGTAATGTtatgttcatcatgttcatcaaaAAGTAAGCTTCTGCCACTTCAAACTCAACCCACTTGAACCTGTAGAGACTGGtgaaggtgactatgcttacAATAGAATAGAAGTTGTAAAGGTGCGACTGGATAGTTCACAACATGATGGTGGTCAGTTTTGTGTAGACAAAACACTGAATGTGTTTGTCATCAGCtcaacagatatatatatatttcaaatatatatcacaatCTAGTTATGGTGTTACACAACATGTA is a window from the Haliotis asinina isolate JCU_RB_2024 chromosome 9, JCU_Hal_asi_v2, whole genome shotgun sequence genome containing:
- the LOC137296024 gene encoding interleukin-17 receptor D-like isoform X1, coding for MGDQDFKVPMSTQQPRNPGGPIIEASPDPEEYNRALKIILGTVVGVIGIVGLIALFFLLFKFWRRRQDPQHGTIGRERAASLRSISIDVSNKQLPGVLVLYSYDCPMHEKVVQSLAGFLMEVCCCNVVLDLFEEQIIHERGLDDWLIERLQEVDYIMVVCSVGARLRCSKKRVRFKSETSRTLPDYFAVAVDYVGEKMRVERGKGLPMSKFITVYMDYSMSSDIPPQLETGTKFCLMKDLNKLYNHLHGLEHDDNKFEATYPGVSESNYHKSEVGAELYVAIEQAKDYFQSNPNWVEDRLQQAPPTQSKSKSRHRRHNSQEQPLLDPSCTDHVTPSITNCVDAAVEVHTLPRRSSGKDAGQVNVFLYSRQNSLPSSLSSRLTVHTSSNQVNVSKSYDSFRNTEKFRESDSVACVLCGKHSHPDGRLSCKGRKSEQSDIEVDFEYNQSKNKSKSMPTVCGNSLNGSQTVLHAEVHKDWDNAGRVSPISDLQETDSNGSDTLERDLRSITMPPTFDNVHYSTSAYLLSELVPLRSLSSSALVVSNSDHRIRPVPTLQPVELGQSDESSGNGFSLGPVFNLNHV
- the LOC137296024 gene encoding interleukin-17 receptor D-like isoform X2 — translated: MSTQQPRNPGGPIIEASPDPEEYNRALKIILGTVVGVIGIVGLIALFFLLFKFWRRRQDPQHGTIGRERAASLRSISIDVSNKQLPGVLVLYSYDCPMHEKVVQSLAGFLMEVCCCNVVLDLFEEQIIHERGLDDWLIERLQEVDYIMVVCSVGARLRCSKKRVRFKSETSRTLPDYFAVAVDYVGEKMRVERGKGLPMSKFITVYMDYSMSSDIPPQLETGTKFCLMKDLNKLYNHLHGLEHDDNKFEATYPGVSESNYHKSEVGAELYVAIEQAKDYFQSNPNWVEDRLQQAPPTQSKSKSRHRRHNSQEQPLLDPSCTDHVTPSITNCVDAAVEVHTLPRRSSGKDAGQVNVFLYSRQNSLPSSLSSRLTVHTSSNQVNVSKSYDSFRNTEKFRESDSVACVLCGKHSHPDGRLSCKGRKSEQSDIEVDFEYNQSKNKSKSMPTVCGNSLNGSQTVLHAEVHKDWDNAGRVSPISDLQETDSNGSDTLERDLRSITMPPTFDNVHYSTSAYLLSELVPLRSLSSSALVVSNSDHRIRPVPTLQPVELGQSDESSGNGFSLGPVFNLNHV